The Carassius gibelio isolate Cgi1373 ecotype wild population from Czech Republic chromosome B22, carGib1.2-hapl.c, whole genome shotgun sequence genome window below encodes:
- the LOC127988097 gene encoding ras-related protein Rab-11B isoform X2, with amino-acid sequence MVLIGDSGVGKSNLLSRFTRNEFNLESKSTIGVEFATRSIQVDSKTIKAQIWDTAGQERYRAITSAYYRGAVGALLVYDIAKHLTYENVERWLKELRDHADNNIVIMLVGNKSDLRHLRAVPTDEARAFAEKNTLSFIETSALDSTNVEEAFKNILTEIYRIVSQKQIADRSMHDESPGNNVVDISVPPTTDGLKGNKFQCCQNL; translated from the exons A TGGTGCTCATTGGAGACTCTGGTGTGGGGAAGAGTAACCTGTTGTCCCGTTTCACTCGGAATGAGTTCAACCTGGAGAGCAAGAGCACCATCGGTGTGGAGTTCGCAACCCGCAGCATCCAAGTGGACAGCAAGACCATAAAGGCCCAGATCTGGGATACAGCGGGACAGGAACGCTACAGAGCCATCACATCAGC ATACTACCGGGGTGCAGTCGGAGCTCTTCTGGTCTATGACATCGCAAAGCATCTGACTTATGAGAATGTAGAGCGCTGGCTGAAGGAGCTGCGGGATCACGCGGATAACAACATTGTCATCATGCTGGTGGGCAACAAGAGCGATTTGAGGCACCTCAGGGCCGTTCCCACTGATGAGGCCAGAGCTTTTGCAG AGAAAAACACACTCTCCTTCATCGAAACATCGGCTTTGGATTCCACAAATGTGGAGGAGGCTTTTAAAAACATACTAACAG AAATCTATCGGATCGTGTCACAGAAGCAGATCGCCGACAGGTCCATGCACGACGAGTCTCCCGGCAACAACGTAGTGGACATCAGCGTGCCGCCCACTACCGATGGTTTAAAGGGGAACAAATTTCAGTGCTGTCAGAACCTGTGA
- the LOC127988097 gene encoding ras-related protein Rab-11B isoform X1, giving the protein MGNRDDEYDYLFKVVLIGDSGVGKSNLLSRFTRNEFNLESKSTIGVEFATRSIQVDSKTIKAQIWDTAGQERYRAITSAYYRGAVGALLVYDIAKHLTYENVERWLKELRDHADNNIVIMLVGNKSDLRHLRAVPTDEARAFAEKNTLSFIETSALDSTNVEEAFKNILTEIYRIVSQKQIADRSMHDESPGNNVVDISVPPTTDGLKGNKFQCCQNL; this is encoded by the exons ATGGGGAACCGTGACGACGAATacgattatttatttaaag TGGTGCTCATTGGAGACTCTGGTGTGGGGAAGAGTAACCTGTTGTCCCGTTTCACTCGGAATGAGTTCAACCTGGAGAGCAAGAGCACCATCGGTGTGGAGTTCGCAACCCGCAGCATCCAAGTGGACAGCAAGACCATAAAGGCCCAGATCTGGGATACAGCGGGACAGGAACGCTACAGAGCCATCACATCAGC ATACTACCGGGGTGCAGTCGGAGCTCTTCTGGTCTATGACATCGCAAAGCATCTGACTTATGAGAATGTAGAGCGCTGGCTGAAGGAGCTGCGGGATCACGCGGATAACAACATTGTCATCATGCTGGTGGGCAACAAGAGCGATTTGAGGCACCTCAGGGCCGTTCCCACTGATGAGGCCAGAGCTTTTGCAG AGAAAAACACACTCTCCTTCATCGAAACATCGGCTTTGGATTCCACAAATGTGGAGGAGGCTTTTAAAAACATACTAACAG AAATCTATCGGATCGTGTCACAGAAGCAGATCGCCGACAGGTCCATGCACGACGAGTCTCCCGGCAACAACGTAGTGGACATCAGCGTGCCGCCCACTACCGATGGTTTAAAGGGGAACAAATTTCAGTGCTGTCAGAACCTGTGA
- the LOC127988094 gene encoding interferon-induced protein 44-like yields the protein MQKAKVRKISTDTLISNLPEERKEQLCASLGNVELTLLYKASVHGYKASAFHQRCDRQGPTFLVAYNHSGYIFGGYTSVDYAQSGREIKDEEAFLFSFTSGTSSYIKINSGYNARYDDAGGPNFGQQLYFCYNNQPVVHYQGGNAFSLNTSSVYGNDTRLSECEVYKVEQEPEDSVEEKPWRNVQMTPERRAELMEMIRNHKPLMRSVSRVRILMIGPVGAGKSSFFNSINSIFTGHVTNKAMSGSAGTSLTVQFRTYPVNDGREGKPLPFVLCDTMGLEEQTGAGLDIEDISSILQGHIPDRYKFNPMAPFQPDEQKSSRPASLQEKIHCVVYVIDATKISLMSDKLQEKLASIRRKVNSLGIAQIVLMTKVDEACPLVEENLQSVYVSSYIKSKVQEVSSGLGVPVSCVLPVKNYSQELELELNCDVLLLTALQQMLRFADDYFDDIRPVEGNPK from the exons ATGCAGAAAGCCAAAGTTAGAAAAATCAGCACAGATACCCTCATTTCTAATTTACCTGAAGAGCGAAAAGAACAGCTCTGTGCCTCACTGGGGAATGTGGAACTGACTCTTCTCTACAAAGCTTCAGTTCATGGATATAAAGCTTCTGCCTTCCACCAGAGATGTGACCGTCAGGGTCCCACTTTCCTTGTAGCATACAATCATTCAGGCTACATCTTTGGTGGATACACTAGTGTGGATTATGCTCAGAGCGGGCGGGAAATTAAAGATGAGGAAGCTTTCCTGTTCAGCTTTACAAGTGGAACCTCAAGCTACATCAAAATTAACAGTGGATATAATGCACGTTATGATGATGCTGGAGGGCCCAACTTTGGCCAACAGCTATACTTTTGCTACAACAACCAACCAGTTGTGCATTATCAAGGAGGGAATGCATTCAGTCTTAATACCTCATCAGTGTATGGCAATGACACTCGGCTGAGTGAATGTGAGGTGTATAAAGTGGAACAGG AGCCTGAAGACAGCGTTGAGGAGAAACCATGGAGGAATGTTCAGATGACACCTGA ACGAAGAGCAGAGCTCATGGAAATGATCAGGAACCATAAACCCCTGATGAGGTCTGTGAGTCGTGTCCGAATCCTAATGATCGGTCCTGTAGGAGCTGGAAAATCCAGTTTCTTCAACTCCATCAACTCCATCTTCACTGGTCATGTGACCAACAAAGCCATGTCAGGATCTGCAGGCACTAGTCTAACTGTGCAG TTTCGCACGTATCCAGTGAATGACGGCCGTGAGGGAAAACCATTGCCATTTGTGTTGTGTGACACCATGGGACTCGAGGAGCAAACAGGTGCAGGACTGGACATTGAGGACATCAGCAGCATTCTTCAAGGACACATACCTGACCGCTATAAA TTCAACCCTATGGCGCCGTTTCAACCTGATGAGCAGAAGTCCTCCAGACCTGCATCTCTTCAGGAGAAGATCCACTGTGTGGTGTATGTGATAGATGCCACCAAAATCTCCCTCATGTCTGACAAACTACAGGAAAAACTGGCTTCCATACGCAGAAAAGTGAACTCACTGG GCATCGCTCAGATCGTCTTGATGACAAAAGTAGATGAAGCATGTCCTCTAGTGGAGGAAAATCTTCAAAGTGTTTATGTCAGTTCCTACATCAAGTCGAAG GTGCAGGAGGTGAGCTCTGGGTTGGGTGTGCCGGTGTCTTGTGTGTTACCGGTGAAGAACTACAGTcaggagctggagctggagctcaACTGTGACGTCCTGCTGCTCACCGCTCTGCAGCAGATGCTTCGCTTTGCAGATGACTATTTTGATGATATACGTCCTGTCGAGGGCAAccctaaataa